A genomic region of Alnus glutinosa chromosome 11, dhAlnGlut1.1, whole genome shotgun sequence contains the following coding sequences:
- the LOC133881831 gene encoding protein SMALL AUXIN UP-REGULATED RNA 12-like: MAIRKSNKLPQTAVLKQILKRCSSLGKKNDYDEDGLPLDVPKGHFAVYVGEKRSRHIVPISFLTHPEFQCLLRQAEEEFGFDHDMGLTIPCEEVVFRSLTSMLR; the protein is encoded by the coding sequence ATGGCCATCAGAAAATCCAACAAACTCCCTCAAACTGCAGTTCTCAAGCAGATCCTCAAAAGATGTTCGAGCTTGGGAAAGAAAAATGACTACGACGAGGATGGCCTTCCTCTAGACGTCCCAAAGGGCCATTTTGCCGTCTATGTTGGAGAAAAGAGAAGCAGGCACATCGTCCCAATTTCCTTCTTGACTCACCCCGAGTTCCAATGCCTCCTCCGCCAAGCCGAAGAAGAATTTGGCTTCGATCATGACATGGGTCTCACCATTCCCTGCGAAGAAGTCGTGTTCCGGTCTCTAACCTCCATGCTTAGGTGa
- the LOC133881823 gene encoding transcription initiation factor TFIID subunit 14b-like codes for MTSSSSSKKHGPDQPEISGSTTKSLRTKMIKSEDGEKRIYKKLKDVEISVPIVYGNISFWLGKKASEYQSHKWTVYVRGAKNEDLGVVVKRAVFQLHSSFNNPTRVLESPPFEVSEAGWGEFEIAITLYFHSDVCDKPLNLYHHLKLYPEDESGPMSTKKPVVVESYDEVVFPEPSEGFLARVQNHPAVNLPRLPAGFTLPPPVPVEDASRKKRGDTKDNPLSQWFMNFSEADELFQLAAARQQVQAHIARLRRQIGVIDGQHQQLKSISDQ; via the exons ATGACAAGCAGTTCGTCTTCCAAAAAGCACGGTCCAGATCAGCCAGAGATAAGTGGGTCTACAACCAAATCACTGCGGACCAAAATGATCAAATCCGAAGACGGTGAAAAGAGG ATTTATAAGAAACTCAAGGATGTTGAGATAAGCGTTCCCATTGTGTATGGTAACATCTCATTCTGGCTTGGTAAAAAGGCAAGCGA GTACCAGTCGCATAAGTGGACTGTGTATGTTCGCGGGGCAAAGAATGAGGATCTGGGAGTGGTGGTAAAACGTGCTGTTTTTCAGCTACATTCTAGTTTCAATAATCCCACAAGGGTTTTGGAGTCGCCACCTTTCGAGGTATCGGAAGCTGGATGGGGTGAATTTGAGATTGCTATTACACTTTATTTCCATAGCGATGTTTGTGACAAGCCATTGAACTT ATATCATCATTTGAAGTTGTACCCAGAGGATGAATCTGGTCCCATGTCCACTAAGAAGCCTGTTGTTGTGGAATCCTATGATGAGGTTGTGTTCCCTGAGCCTTCAGAGGGCTTCTTAGCTCGTGTGCAGAATCATCCAGCTGTAAACTTGCCCAGATTACCCGCTGGCTTTACTTTGCCTCCTCCTG TTCCGGTTGAGGATGCAAGTAGAAAGAAGCGAGGTGACACTAAAGATAACCCCCTAAGTCAGTGGTTCATGAATTTCTCAGAAGCAGATGAGTTATTTCAACTTGCTGCAGCTCGTCAACAG GTGCAAGCTCATATTGCTAGACTCAGGCGACAAATTGGTGTGATTGATGGGCAGCATCAACAGTTGAAATCTATCTCTGACCAGTGA